One segment of Enterobacter ludwigii DNA contains the following:
- a CDS encoding YibL family ribosome-associated protein, giving the protein MKEVEKNEIKRLSDRLDLIRHQMAGLSLVESAEKYAELEKESEKLEAEIERLREVKGQKLSNEAQKLLSMPHRRAITKKEQADMGKLKKSVRGLVVVHPMTELGREMGLKEMTGFCKTAF; this is encoded by the coding sequence ATGAAAGAAGTCGAAAAGAACGAAATTAAACGCCTGAGCGACCGCCTGGATCTGATCCGCCACCAGATGGCTGGTCTCTCACTGGTTGAGTCCGCCGAGAAGTATGCCGAGCTGGAGAAAGAGAGTGAGAAGCTTGAAGCGGAAATCGAGCGTCTGCGCGAAGTCAAAGGCCAGAAGCTGAGCAACGAAGCCCAAAAGCTGTTGAGCATGCCGCACCGTCGCGCCATCACTAAAAAAGAGCAGGCCGACATGGGCAAGCTGAAGAAAAGCGTCCGTGGCCTGGTGGTGGTTCATCCCATGACCGAGCTTGGTCGCGAAATGGGTCTGAAAGAGATGACGGGTTTTTGTAAGACCGCGTTTTGA
- the lldP gene encoding L-lactate permease has protein sequence MSLWQQNYDPAGNIWLSSLIASLPILFFFFALIKLKLKGYLAATYTVAIALMVALFFYKMPVDRALASVVYGFFYGLWPIAWIIIAAVFVYKISVKTGQFDIIRSSILSITPDQRLQMLIVGFSFGAFLEGAAGFGAPVAITAALLVGLGFNPLYAAGLCLIVNTAPVAFGAMGIPILVAGQVTGLDSFEIGQMVGRQLPFLTIIVLFWIMAIMDGWRGVKETWPAVVVAGGSFAIAQYLSSNFLGPELPDIISSLVSLVCLTLFLKRWQPVRIFRFADMGASHVDQTLARTGYTAGQIIRAWSPFLFLTATVTLWSIPPFKALFAPGGALYEMVINISVPFLDKMVARMPPVVHAATPYAAVYKFDWFSATGTAILFAAILSVVWLRMKPAAAVQTFAATIKELMLPIYSIGMVLAFAFISNYSGLSSTLALALAHTGHAFTFFSPFLGWLGVFLTGSDTSSNALFAALQATAAQQIGVSDILLVAANTTGGVTGKMISPQSIAIACAAVGLVGKESDLFRFTVKHSLIFTCMVGVITTLQAYVLTWMIP, from the coding sequence ATGAGCCTCTGGCAACAAAACTACGATCCGGCTGGCAATATCTGGCTGTCGAGCCTGATCGCATCGCTTCCGATCCTGTTCTTCTTCTTTGCGCTGATTAAGCTCAAGCTGAAGGGATACCTGGCCGCGACGTACACCGTTGCCATCGCGCTGATGGTGGCACTGTTCTTCTATAAAATGCCGGTCGATCGCGCGCTGGCCTCCGTCGTCTATGGTTTCTTCTACGGCCTGTGGCCGATTGCGTGGATCATCATCGCGGCGGTCTTTGTCTACAAAATCTCGGTGAAAACCGGGCAGTTCGACATTATCCGCTCATCGATACTTTCCATTACCCCGGACCAGCGTCTGCAGATGCTGATTGTCGGTTTCTCCTTCGGGGCTTTTCTGGAAGGGGCGGCCGGGTTTGGCGCACCGGTTGCCATCACCGCGGCGCTGTTAGTCGGGCTGGGGTTCAACCCGCTTTACGCCGCAGGTCTTTGTCTGATCGTTAACACCGCGCCGGTGGCGTTTGGTGCGATGGGGATCCCGATTCTGGTCGCCGGGCAGGTCACCGGTCTGGACAGCTTTGAAATTGGCCAGATGGTTGGCCGTCAGCTGCCGTTCCTGACCATCATCGTGCTGTTCTGGATCATGGCGATTATGGATGGCTGGCGCGGCGTGAAAGAGACATGGCCTGCGGTGGTCGTCGCTGGCGGCTCGTTTGCCATTGCCCAGTATCTCAGCTCGAATTTCCTCGGCCCCGAATTGCCGGACATTATCTCTTCACTGGTGTCGCTGGTCTGCCTGACGCTGTTCCTGAAACGCTGGCAGCCAGTACGCATCTTCCGTTTCGCCGATATGGGTGCTTCACACGTCGATCAAACCCTGGCACGTACCGGTTATACCGCGGGACAAATCATTCGCGCATGGTCTCCGTTCCTGTTCCTGACCGCCACGGTTACGCTCTGGAGTATTCCACCGTTTAAGGCCCTGTTCGCACCGGGCGGCGCACTGTATGAGATGGTCATTAACATCTCCGTGCCGTTCCTCGACAAGATGGTCGCCCGTATGCCGCCCGTGGTGCACGCCGCCACGCCGTATGCCGCGGTGTATAAATTTGACTGGTTCTCGGCAACCGGCACCGCAATCCTGTTTGCCGCTATCCTGTCTGTGGTGTGGTTACGCATGAAGCCAGCGGCTGCAGTACAGACTTTTGCGGCTACCATTAAGGAACTGATGCTGCCGATCTACTCCATCGGCATGGTGCTGGCGTTCGCGTTTATCTCGAACTATTCCGGCCTGTCATCGACACTGGCGCTTGCGCTGGCGCATACCGGCCACGCCTTCACGTTCTTCTCGCCGTTCCTCGGCTGGCTGGGGGTGTTCCTGACCGGTTCAGATACCTCATCTAACGCCCTGTTTGCGGCCCTGCAGGCGACGGCAGCCCAGCAGATTGGCGTGTCGGACATCCTTCTGGTGGCCGCCAATACTACCGGCGGCGTGACCGGCAAGATGATCTCACCGCAATCCATCGCCATTGCCTGTGCGGCGGTGGGACTGGTCGGTAAAGAGTCGGACCTGTTCCGCTTTACCGTGAAACACAGCCTGATATTCACCTGTATGGTCGGGGTGATCACGACCCTGCAGGCCTATGTCTTAACCTGGATGATCCCATGA
- the mtlD gene encoding mannitol-1-phosphate 5-dehydrogenase — MKALHFGAGNIGRGFIGKLLADAGITLTFADVNQVVLDALNARHSYQVHVVGENEQVETVSGVNAVSSIGEDVIDLIASVDLVTTAVGPVVLERIAPAVAKGLAKRKAQGIDTPLNIIACENMVRGTTQLKGHVLAAVADEDKAWVEAHVGFVDSAVDRIVPPSESATHDPLEVTVETFSEWIVDKTQFKGALPTIPGMELTDNLMAFVERKLFTLNTGHAITAYLGKLAGHQTIRDAILDESIRAVVKGAMEESGAVLIKRYGFDAEKHAAYIQKILGRFENPYLKDDVERVGRQPLRKLSAGDRLIKPLLGTLEYGLAHANLVKGIAAAMHYRSEQDPQAQELAQLINDKGPQGALAQISGLDANSDVVVEAVNAYNAIK; from the coding sequence ATGAAAGCATTACATTTTGGCGCAGGTAATATCGGTCGTGGCTTTATCGGTAAACTGCTGGCAGACGCAGGGATTACGCTGACATTCGCCGATGTGAATCAGGTAGTCCTGGATGCCCTGAATGCCCGTCATAGCTATCAGGTACACGTGGTAGGCGAAAACGAGCAGGTTGAGACGGTGTCTGGCGTTAATGCGGTAAGCAGCATTGGCGAAGACGTTATCGACCTCATCGCCAGTGTCGATCTGGTGACCACGGCCGTTGGCCCGGTGGTGCTTGAGCGCATTGCCCCTGCGGTGGCGAAAGGCCTGGCAAAACGTAAAGCGCAGGGCATCGACACACCGCTGAACATCATCGCCTGTGAAAACATGGTGCGCGGCACCACGCAGCTGAAAGGCCATGTGCTCGCCGCCGTCGCGGACGAAGATAAAGCCTGGGTGGAAGCGCACGTCGGCTTTGTGGATTCCGCCGTTGACCGTATCGTTCCGCCATCAGAATCCGCCACCCACGATCCGCTGGAAGTGACCGTGGAAACCTTCAGCGAGTGGATCGTCGATAAAACCCAGTTTAAAGGCGCACTGCCAACCATTCCGGGGATGGAATTAACCGATAACCTGATGGCCTTTGTCGAACGTAAACTCTTCACGCTGAACACCGGGCATGCTATAACCGCGTACCTCGGAAAATTGGCCGGTCATCAGACCATTCGTGACGCGATCCTCGATGAGAGCATCCGTGCGGTGGTTAAAGGGGCAATGGAAGAGAGCGGCGCGGTGCTGATCAAACGCTACGGTTTTGATGCTGAGAAACATGCAGCATACATCCAGAAAATCCTCGGTCGTTTTGAAAACCCGTATCTGAAAGATGACGTTGAGCGCGTAGGCCGTCAGCCACTGCGTAAACTGAGCGCGGGCGATCGCCTGATTAAACCGCTGCTGGGCACGCTGGAGTATGGTCTTGCGCACGCCAACCTGGTGAAAGGGATTGCCGCCGCGATGCATTACCGCAGCGAGCAGGATCCACAGGCGCAGGAGCTGGCTCAGCTGATTAACGATAAAGGCCCGCAGGGTGCGCTGGCGCAGATCTCTGGTCTGGATGCCAACAGCGACGTGGTTGTGGAGGCGGTGAACGCTTACAACGCAATCAAATGA
- the mtlR gene encoding mannitol operon repressor MtlR produces the protein MQSAAQDSLRPNNRLSDMQAIMEQTQAFENRVLERLNAGKTVRSFLIAAVELLTEAVNILVLQVFRKDDYAVKYAVEPLLDGDGPLGDLSVRLKLIYGLGVLNRQEYEDAELLMALREELNHDGNEYTFTDDEILGPFGELHCVSALPPAPHFDNSDPELYAMQKLRYQQVVRSTMVLSLTELISRISLKKAFQK, from the coding sequence ATGCAGAGTGCGGCGCAGGATAGCCTGCGCCCAAATAACAGATTGTCAGATATGCAGGCAATAATGGAACAAACCCAGGCCTTTGAAAATCGTGTGCTTGAGCGTCTGAATGCTGGCAAAACCGTACGAAGTTTCCTGATTGCCGCCGTCGAGTTGCTAACCGAGGCGGTGAATATTCTGGTACTTCAGGTGTTTCGCAAAGACGACTACGCGGTAAAATATGCTGTAGAACCGTTACTGGACGGAGACGGACCGCTGGGCGATTTATCGGTACGTCTGAAGCTGATTTATGGTCTTGGCGTGTTGAACCGACAAGAGTATGAAGATGCCGAGCTGCTGATGGCGCTGCGCGAAGAGTTAAATCATGACGGTAATGAGTACACCTTTACCGATGATGAGATCCTTGGCCCCTTCGGCGAGCTACACTGCGTCTCCGCGCTTCCCCCTGCTCCCCATTTTGATAACAGTGACCCTGAGCTGTACGCGATGCAAAAGCTGCGTTATCAACAGGTTGTCCGTTCCACAATGGTCCTTTCCCTGACTGAGCTGATTTCCCGAATCAGCTTAAAAAAAGCGTTTCAGAAGTAA
- a CDS encoding glutathione S-transferase: MKLIGSYTSPFVRKISILLLEKGIEFEFVNEQPYHAENGVAQYNPLGKVPALVTDEGQYWFDSPIIAEYIELLGVAPAMLPADPNAALAMKQIEALADGVMDAALTSVREQARPAAQQSETELLRQREKISRSLDWCEQLIREGKIQPDSLNLATIAIACAIGYLNFRRVSPGWCVDRPLLVKLAETLFQRESFARTEPPKA, translated from the coding sequence ATGAAACTTATCGGCAGCTACACCAGTCCCTTCGTGCGAAAAATCTCGATTCTCCTGCTGGAGAAAGGGATTGAATTCGAGTTCGTCAATGAACAGCCTTATCACGCTGAAAACGGTGTGGCACAGTACAACCCGCTGGGAAAAGTGCCGGCGCTGGTAACAGACGAAGGCCAGTACTGGTTTGATTCCCCCATTATTGCGGAGTACATCGAGCTGCTCGGCGTAGCCCCGGCGATGTTACCGGCCGATCCAAACGCGGCGCTGGCAATGAAGCAAATTGAAGCGCTGGCCGACGGTGTTATGGATGCGGCGTTAACGTCCGTGCGCGAGCAGGCAAGACCCGCCGCCCAGCAGTCTGAAACGGAACTGTTACGCCAGCGTGAAAAAATCAGCCGCAGCCTGGACTGGTGCGAACAGCTTATCCGGGAGGGAAAAATTCAACCCGATAGCCTGAACCTGGCAACGATAGCCATTGCCTGTGCCATCGGTTATCTCAATTTCCGCCGCGTTTCTCCCGGCTGGTGCGTTGACCGTCCGTTGCTGGTGAAGCTTGCAGAAACGCTCTTTCAGCGCGAGAGCTTTGCCCGTACCGAACCGCCAAAGGCTTGA
- a CDS encoding PTS mannitol transporter subunit IICBA: protein MSSDFKIKVQSFGRFLSNMVMPNIGAFIAWGIITALFIPTGWLPNETLAKLVGPMITYLLPLLIGFTGGRLVGGDRGGVVGAITTMGVIVGADMPMFLGAMIAGPLGGWAIKKFDVWVDGKIKSGFEMLVNNFSAGIIGMILAILAFLGIGPAVEVLSKVLAAGVNFMVAHDMLPLASIFVEPAKILFLNNAINHGIFSPLGIQQSHDLGKSIFFLIEANPGPGMGVLLAYMFFGRGSAKQSAGGAAIIHFLGGIHEIYFPYVLMNPRLILAVILGGMTGVFTLSVLGGGLVSPASPGSILAVLAMTPKGAYFANIAAICAAMAVSFVVSSILLKTSKVKEDDDIEAATRRMHDMKAESKGATPLAAGDVSNDLSHVRKIIVACDAGMGSSAMGAGVLRKKVQDAGLTNISVTNSAINSLPADVDLVITHRDLTERAMRQVPQAQHISLTNFLDSGLYTNLTERLVAAQRHEDNEVKVRDSLKDSFDANDSHLFRLGAENIFLGRTASHKEEAIRFAGEQLVKGGYVQPEYVDAMLEREKLTPTYLGESIAVPHGTVEAKDRVLKTGVVFCQYPDGVRFGEEEDDIARLVIGIAARNNEHIQVITSLTNALDDDSVIERLANTTSVEEVLALLNK, encoded by the coding sequence ATGTCATCCGATTTCAAGATCAAAGTTCAAAGCTTTGGTCGTTTCCTCAGCAATATGGTGATGCCAAATATCGGCGCGTTTATCGCGTGGGGTATCATCACTGCGTTGTTCATTCCGACAGGGTGGTTGCCTAACGAAACGCTGGCGAAACTTGTTGGCCCAATGATTACCTACCTGCTGCCGCTGCTTATCGGGTTTACCGGTGGTCGTCTGGTGGGTGGAGACCGTGGTGGCGTTGTGGGTGCCATCACGACGATGGGGGTTATCGTCGGTGCGGATATGCCGATGTTCCTCGGTGCAATGATTGCGGGCCCTCTGGGCGGCTGGGCAATTAAGAAATTCGACGTCTGGGTTGATGGCAAGATCAAATCCGGCTTCGAAATGCTGGTGAACAACTTCTCTGCGGGCATCATCGGTATGATCCTCGCGATTCTGGCGTTCCTCGGCATTGGCCCTGCGGTTGAAGTGCTGTCCAAAGTTCTGGCGGCAGGCGTTAACTTCATGGTTGCGCACGACATGCTGCCGCTGGCGTCTATCTTTGTTGAACCGGCGAAAATCCTGTTCCTCAACAACGCCATTAACCACGGTATCTTCTCACCGCTGGGTATTCAGCAGTCTCATGACCTCGGCAAGTCCATCTTCTTCCTGATTGAAGCCAACCCGGGCCCGGGCATGGGTGTTCTGCTGGCGTACATGTTCTTTGGTCGCGGCAGTGCGAAACAGTCTGCGGGCGGCGCGGCTATCATCCACTTCCTGGGCGGTATCCACGAAATTTACTTCCCTTACGTGCTGATGAACCCACGTCTGATCCTGGCCGTTATCCTCGGCGGTATGACGGGCGTGTTCACCCTGAGCGTGCTGGGCGGTGGTCTGGTTTCTCCGGCCTCTCCAGGCTCCATCCTGGCGGTCCTGGCGATGACCCCGAAAGGTGCCTATTTCGCTAACATCGCAGCCATCTGTGCGGCAATGGCCGTCTCCTTCGTGGTCTCTTCTATCCTGCTGAAAACCAGCAAAGTGAAAGAAGATGACGATATCGAAGCGGCAACCCGTCGTATGCATGACATGAAAGCCGAATCAAAAGGCGCAACGCCGCTGGCGGCGGGCGATGTCTCTAACGACCTGAGCCACGTACGTAAAATCATCGTGGCCTGTGATGCAGGTATGGGTTCCAGCGCCATGGGTGCCGGCGTGCTGCGTAAGAAAGTGCAGGATGCGGGTCTGACCAACATCTCCGTCACCAACAGCGCCATCAACAGCCTGCCTGCAGATGTTGACCTGGTGATTACGCACCGCGATCTGACCGAACGTGCGATGCGTCAGGTTCCTCAGGCACAGCACATTTCGCTGACCAACTTCCTGGACAGCGGCCTGTACACCAACCTGACCGAACGTCTGGTGGCCGCGCAGCGTCATGAAGATAACGAAGTCAAAGTCCGCGACAGCCTGAAAGACAGCTTTGACGCGAACGACAGCCACCTGTTCCGCCTGGGCGCAGAAAACATCTTCCTGGGCCGCACGGCGTCCCACAAGGAAGAGGCGATTCGCTTTGCCGGTGAACAGCTGGTGAAAGGCGGCTACGTGCAGCCTGAATACGTTGACGCGATGCTGGAGCGTGAAAAGCTGACCCCAACCTATCTGGGTGAATCCATTGCGGTTCCACACGGTACGGTTGAAGCGAAAGACCGCGTACTGAAAACCGGCGTGGTGTTCTGCCAGTATCCGGATGGTGTACGCTTCGGTGAAGAAGAAGACGACATCGCCCGCCTGGTGATTGGTATCGCCGCTCGCAACAACGAGCACATCCAGGTGATTACCAGCCTGACCAACGCGCTGGATGACGACTCTGTCATTGAACGTCTGGCCAACACCACCAGCGTGGAAGAAGTGCTGGCGCTGTTGAACAAGTAA
- the lldR gene encoding transcriptional regulator LldR encodes MIVMPRRLSDEIASRVRALIEEQQLEAGMKLPAERQLAAQLGVSRNSLREALATLVSERVLVSRRGGGTFVRWQHDDWSEQNIVQPLKTLMENDPDYSFDIIEARHAIETSTAWHAAMRATEADKEKLKACFDATQSSDPDIASQADVRFHLAIAEASHNVVLLQTMRGFFDLLQSSVKQSRQRMYLVPPVFAQLTEQHEAVLNAILAGDAEAARKAMMAHLGFVHTTIKRFDEDQARQARITRLPGDSDISRENKA; translated from the coding sequence ATGATAGTCATGCCCAGACGCCTGTCCGACGAGATTGCCTCTCGCGTACGGGCGCTGATTGAAGAACAACAGCTGGAAGCGGGCATGAAATTGCCCGCCGAGCGCCAGCTCGCCGCCCAACTGGGTGTATCTCGTAATTCACTGCGTGAGGCGCTGGCGACGCTGGTCAGCGAAAGGGTACTGGTAAGCCGTCGGGGCGGCGGCACCTTTGTCCGCTGGCAGCACGATGACTGGTCTGAGCAAAACATCGTGCAGCCGCTTAAAACACTGATGGAAAACGACCCGGACTACAGCTTCGACATCATTGAAGCGCGGCACGCCATCGAAACCAGTACCGCCTGGCATGCGGCCATGCGGGCCACTGAAGCCGACAAAGAGAAGCTCAAAGCCTGCTTTGACGCCACCCAAAGCAGCGACCCGGACATCGCCTCGCAGGCGGACGTGCGGTTTCATCTGGCGATTGCCGAAGCATCGCACAACGTCGTTCTGCTCCAGACCATGCGCGGTTTCTTCGACCTGTTGCAATCCTCCGTGAAGCAGAGCCGCCAGCGTATGTATCTGGTCCCGCCGGTATTTGCCCAACTGACCGAACAGCACGAGGCGGTACTCAACGCCATTCTGGCCGGGGATGCAGAGGCCGCGCGCAAAGCGATGATGGCGCATCTGGGGTTCGTGCACACCACCATTAAACGATTCGATGAAGATCAGGCCCGACAGGCGCGTATTACTCGTCTGCCTGGCGACAGTGATATTTCCAGGGAGAACAAAGCATGA
- a CDS encoding HlyD family secretion protein, with the protein MDLLIILTYVAFAWAIFKIFRIPVNQWTLATATLGGVFIVAGLILLMNYNHPYTFTAQKAVISIPITPQVTGVVSEVTDKNNQLIKKGEVLFKLDPGRYQARVDRLQADLVTATHNIDNLKAQLAEAVANTTRVSAERDRLYKDYQRYLKGSRAKVNPFSESDIDNARQNYLAQDALVKGSVAEQTQIQSQLDSMVNGEQSQVASLRAQLAEAKYNLDQTVVRAPSNGYITQVLIRPGTYAAALPLRPVMVFIPEQKRQIVAQFRQNSLLRLKPGDEAEVVFNALPGQVFSGKLTSILPVVPGGSYQAQGALQSLTVIPGTDGVLGTIELEPNADVDALPDGIYAQVAVYSDHFAHVSVMRKVLLRMTSWMHYLYLDH; encoded by the coding sequence ATGGATCTGCTGATTATTTTGACCTATGTGGCCTTTGCCTGGGCCATTTTTAAAATATTCCGTATTCCGGTAAACCAGTGGACCCTCGCGACCGCAACATTAGGTGGGGTGTTTATTGTCGCCGGGCTTATCCTGTTGATGAACTATAACCATCCCTATACCTTTACGGCGCAAAAAGCGGTTATTTCCATTCCGATTACGCCGCAGGTTACTGGGGTAGTGAGTGAAGTTACCGATAAAAATAACCAGCTAATTAAAAAAGGCGAAGTGTTATTTAAACTTGATCCGGGCCGCTATCAGGCGCGCGTCGACAGACTGCAGGCCGACCTGGTCACCGCCACTCACAATATCGACAATCTCAAAGCGCAGCTTGCGGAAGCGGTCGCCAATACCACGCGCGTGTCCGCTGAACGTGATCGCCTGTATAAAGATTACCAGCGCTACCTGAAAGGCAGCCGCGCAAAGGTTAACCCGTTCTCTGAAAGCGATATCGACAACGCACGGCAAAACTATCTGGCGCAGGATGCGCTGGTAAAAGGCTCGGTGGCTGAACAGACGCAAATACAAAGTCAGTTAGACAGTATGGTCAACGGTGAGCAATCCCAGGTTGCTTCCCTGCGTGCTCAGCTTGCTGAAGCGAAATACAACCTGGATCAGACCGTAGTGCGTGCGCCGAGCAATGGCTATATCACGCAGGTGCTGATTCGTCCGGGGACCTATGCTGCCGCGCTGCCGCTGCGCCCGGTCATGGTCTTTATTCCTGAACAGAAACGCCAGATTGTGGCCCAGTTCCGTCAGAACTCGCTGCTGCGTCTGAAGCCGGGCGACGAAGCGGAAGTGGTCTTCAACGCGCTGCCGGGCCAGGTCTTCTCCGGCAAGCTCACCAGCATTCTGCCGGTGGTGCCGGGGGGGTCATACCAGGCGCAGGGTGCGCTGCAGTCGCTGACCGTGATCCCTGGCACCGATGGCGTATTAGGCACTATCGAGCTGGAACCGAATGCTGATGTCGATGCACTGCCCGACGGCATTTATGCTCAGGTGGCGGTCTATTCGGATCACTTTGCTCACGTCTCGGTAATGCGTAAGGTGCTGCTGCGTATGACCAGCTGGATGCACTACCTCTATCTCGATCACTAA
- the lldD gene encoding FMN-dependent L-lactate dehydrogenase LldD, giving the protein MIISAASDYRAAAQRILPPFLFHYIDGGAYAEYTLRRNVEDLSEVALRQRVLKDMSELSLETTLFNETLSMPVALAPVGLCGMYARRGEVQAAAAADAKGIPFTLSTVSVCPIEEVAPTLQRPMWFQLYVLRDRGFMRNALERAKAAGCSTLVFTVDMPTPGARYRDAHSGMSGPNAALRRYWQAVTHPQWAWDVGVNGRPHDLGNISAYLGKPTGLEDYIGWLANNFDPSISWKDLEWIREFWDGPMVIKGILDPEDARDAVRFGADGIVVSNHGGRQLDGVLSSARALPAIADAVKGDIAILADSGIRNGLDVVRMIALGADSVLLGRAYLYALATAGQAGVANLLNLIEKEMKVAMTLTGAKTIREISKDSLVQELGKLPAALAPLAQGDAA; this is encoded by the coding sequence ATGATTATTTCAGCAGCCAGTGACTATCGCGCCGCAGCGCAGCGCATTTTGCCGCCGTTCCTGTTCCACTATATCGACGGTGGGGCATATGCCGAATACACCCTGCGCCGCAACGTGGAAGATCTGTCGGAAGTGGCGCTGCGCCAGCGCGTGCTGAAAGATATGTCTGAGCTGAGTCTTGAGACAACGCTGTTTAACGAAACGCTTTCCATGCCGGTGGCCCTTGCGCCAGTCGGTTTGTGCGGCATGTACGCCCGCCGGGGTGAAGTCCAGGCGGCAGCGGCGGCGGATGCCAAAGGTATTCCGTTTACCCTCTCCACCGTCTCCGTCTGCCCGATTGAAGAAGTGGCCCCGACCCTCCAGCGTCCGATGTGGTTCCAGCTGTACGTCCTGCGCGATCGCGGCTTTATGCGCAACGCGCTGGAGCGTGCCAAAGCCGCGGGCTGTTCAACGCTGGTCTTTACCGTTGATATGCCGACGCCTGGCGCCCGTTACCGTGATGCCCACTCCGGGATGAGCGGCCCAAATGCTGCCCTGCGTCGCTACTGGCAGGCAGTAACGCACCCGCAATGGGCCTGGGATGTCGGTGTGAATGGTCGCCCGCACGATCTGGGGAATATCTCGGCCTATCTCGGTAAACCCACCGGGCTGGAAGATTACATCGGCTGGCTGGCGAATAATTTCGATCCGTCCATCTCGTGGAAAGACCTGGAGTGGATCCGCGAATTCTGGGACGGCCCGATGGTGATCAAAGGGATCCTCGACCCGGAAGATGCCCGCGATGCCGTGCGTTTTGGCGCTGACGGTATTGTGGTCTCTAACCACGGCGGACGTCAGCTTGACGGGGTACTCTCTTCCGCACGCGCACTGCCAGCGATTGCCGATGCGGTGAAAGGTGATATCGCTATCCTCGCCGACAGCGGTATCCGCAACGGGCTTGACGTGGTGCGTATGATTGCCCTTGGCGCAGACAGCGTATTGCTCGGACGCGCATATCTTTATGCACTGGCTACGGCTGGTCAGGCAGGGGTGGCGAATCTGCTCAATCTGATCGAAAAAGAGATGAAAGTGGCGATGACGTTGACCGGTGCAAAAACGATTCGCGAAATCAGCAAGGACTCCCTGGTGCAGGAGTTGGGTAAATTACCCGCCGCACTGGCACCGCTTGCCCAGGGTGACGCAGCCTGA
- a CDS encoding DUF3302 domain-containing protein: MFLNYFALGVLIFVFLVLFYGIIAIHDIPYNMAKKRNHPHADAIHTAGWISLFTLHAIWPFLWIWATLYREDRGWGMQNHISKPDEVPGMDALTKRVAELEQKLAAVPPTADKNTLEH, from the coding sequence ATGTTTCTCAACTATTTTGCGCTGGGCGTATTGATTTTTGTATTTCTGGTTCTTTTTTACGGAATCATCGCCATCCATGATATTCCTTATAATATGGCCAAAAAACGGAATCATCCCCATGCGGATGCCATTCATACGGCGGGATGGATTAGCCTGTTTACGCTCCATGCGATTTGGCCGTTCCTGTGGATTTGGGCCACGTTGTACCGCGAAGATCGCGGCTGGGGGATGCAGAACCACATCTCAAAACCTGATGAGGTACCGGGTATGGATGCTCTGACTAAACGTGTGGCCGAATTAGAACAAAAACTGGCAGCGGTACCTCCCACGGCTGACAAGAATACGCTGGAGCACTAA